From the genome of Papaver somniferum cultivar HN1 chromosome 2, ASM357369v1, whole genome shotgun sequence, one region includes:
- the LOC113347024 gene encoding novel plant SNARE 13-like, protein MANDLQMSPQLEQIDGEIQDHFRALANGFQKLGKVKDPNRQSKQLEDLTGKMRECKRLIKDFDREVKDEESRNPPEVNKQLNDRKQSLIKELNSYVGLRKTFMSTLGNKRVELFDMGAGGSDPVAEDNVLMASEMSNQELIDAGKKRMDETDQAIERSKQVVEQTIEVGAQTAGTLKGQTEQMGRIVNELDTIHFSIKKASQLVKEIGRQVATDKCIMMFLFLVVCGVIAIIIVKVVNPNNKNIRDIPGLAPPAPASRRLLSRSTMGPLY, encoded by the exons CAGGATCATTTTCGAGCTCTTGC AAATGGATTTCAGAAGCTGGGTAAGGTTAAAGATCCAAATAGACAAAGTAAGCAGTTGGAGGATCTTACAGGAAAGATGAGGGAGTGTAAGAG GCTGATCAAAGACTTCGATCGGGAAGTGAAAGATGAGGAGAGTCGAAATCCTCCTGAGGTCAATAAACAACTGAATGACAGAAAGCAATCCCTG ATTAAAGAATTGAACTCGTATGTGGGTTTGAGAAAAAC GTTCATGAGTACCCTTGGCAATAAAAGAGTCGAGCTCTTTGATATGGGAGCTGGAGGTAGCGACCCTGTAGCTGAGGACAATGTACTAATGGCATCGG AAATGTCCAATCAAGAGCTCATTGACGCTGGAAAGAAGCGAATGGATGAAACTGATCAGGCTATCGAGCGCTCAAAACAG GTTGTGGAGCAAACAATTGAAGTTGGAGCTCAAACTGCAGGAACATTGAAGGGCCAA ACTGAACAAATGGGTCGCATTGTGAACGAGCTGGACACCATTCACTTCTCAATCAAGAAGGCTTCTCAGCTGGTCAAGGAGATCGGTAGACAG GTTGCTACGGATAAATGCATTATGATGTTCTTATTCCTCGTTGTGTGTGGTGTAATCGCAATTATTATTGTCAAG GTTGTTAACCCAAACAACAAAAACATCAGAGACATTCCAGGATTAGCACCCCCGGCCCCAGCATCCAGAAGATTACTTTCTCGGTCGACAATGGGACCTCTTTATTAG